In Zingiber officinale cultivar Zhangliang chromosome 6A, Zo_v1.1, whole genome shotgun sequence, a single genomic region encodes these proteins:
- the LOC121994141 gene encoding E3 ubiquitin-protein ligase PUB23-like, whose product MEEEEAAAPAAAKTGVPVHFLCPISMELMCDPVTVATGVSYERKNIEKWLFAYNKSTCPATMQRLTSFNLTPNHTLGRLISSFVTSSTSSPPPPPSDGRKVDEVDALLCSIRTGPFKATRLRKLRSVLSGDASILDDENVSSKVLECVVSEIVNTAGFAGFGACEEALGVLALLPLSDRATFDVLVKPEHLRPILAVLQSGSADARVDAISILVKISKLNRDQWIPVDQEVDLFTALLELLSDEISVSTKLSSCALDLLLELAACSRRSRSRAVEAGAVRVLVELLPEASRSSCERALLLLKRLCELPEGRAAFAEHGLGVAAVAKKLLRVSETATRLGVTVLWLVSRFSAVEKTAEEMMAVGAVRKLVAVLHVDGRPSNKEKVIAMIKLHGNFWRQFPCCPNELTNSMRLNH is encoded by the coding sequence atggaagaagaagaagcggcgGCGCCGGCGGCAGCAAAAACAGGGGTTCCTGTCCATTTCCTCTGCCCCATCTCCATGGAGCTCATGTGCGACCCCGTCACAGTGGCGACCGGCGTCAGCTACGAGCGGAAGAACATCGAGAAGTGGCTCTTCGCCTACAACAAGTCCACCTGCCCCGCCACCATGCAACGCCTCACCTCCTTCAATCTCACCCCCAACCACACCCTCGGCCGCCTCATCTCCTCCTTCGTCACCTCCTCCACTtcctcccctcctcctcctccatctgATGGCCGGAAAGTCGACGAAGTCGACGCCCTGCTCTGCAGCATCCGCACCGGCCCCTTCAAGGCCACCCGGCTCAGAAAGCTCCGCTCTGTTCTTTCCGGCGATGCAAGTATTCTCGACGATGAGAATGTGTCGTCGAAGGTGCTCGAGTGCGTCGTCTCGGAGATCGTGAACACTGCCGGATTCGCCGGCTTCGGCGCCTGCGAGGAGGCTCTCGGCGTTCTCGCTCTTCTTCCCCTGTCGGACCGAGCTACCTTCGACGTTCTAGTGAAGCCAGAGCACTTGAGGCCCATCTTGGCCGTCCTTCAAAGCGGCAGCGCCGACGCCCGCGTCGACGCTATCTCCATCTTGGtcaaaatttctaaattgaacaGGGACCAGTGGATCCCCGTCGACCAGGAAGTCGATCTGTTCACGGCGCTGCTGGAGCTACTCTCCGACGAGATCTCCGTTTCGACCAAACTGAGCTCCTGCGCTCTGGATTTGCTGCTGGAACTTGCGGCGTGCTCGCGGCGGAGCCGCTCGCGCGCCGTCGAGGCCGGCGCGGTGCGCGTGCTGGTGGAGCTGCTGCCGGAGGCCAGCCGGAGCAGCTGCGAGCGGGCGCTGCTGCTGCTGAAGCGTCTGTGCGAGCTACCGGAGGGTCGGGCGGCGTTCGCGGAGCACGGGCTGGGCGTGGCGGCTGTGGCGAAGAAGTTGCTGCGCGTGTCGGAGACGGCAACCAGACTGGGGGTGACGGTGCTGTGGCTGGTGAGCAGATTCTCAGCGGTGGAGAAGACGGCGGAGGAGATGATGGCGGTCGGGGCGGTGAGAAAACTGGTGGCAGTGTTGCACGTCGACGGCCGGCCGTCCAACAAAGAAAAGGTGATCGCCATGATCAAGTTGCACGGCAATTTCTGGAGGCAGTTCCCCTGTTGTCCTAATGAGCTGACAAACTCGATGCGATTGAATCATTGA
- the LOC121996750 gene encoding K(+) efflux antiporter 5-like — translation MAAAADLARGALWVLLLLLLVVALAPSPALARPDKETREKFYGDLVRSKVRNNTGDGSIADMFDRVLEKEFSENDTPEGHDQSNFNNSVADHQAVLETVAIITHDKSKKNDSHEQNSTTKFQIGDVFNLENEGSDDMTTLIDSKDNVFVMSNRKTKYPVLQVDLRLISDLVVVIVSATIGGIMFSFLGQPVIVGYLLAGSLIGPGGLRFISEIVQVETFAQFGVVFLLFALGLEFSSAKLKAVGPVAILGGLLQIIIFMFLCGLTAMLCGGKSSEGIFVGSFLSMSSTAVVSKFLVEKNITSSLHGQVTIGTLILQDCAVGLLFALLPVLGGNSGLFHGIMSMTKSLTVLSLFIIVASLLSWSFVPRFLKLMIQLSSQTNELYQLASVAFCLLLAWVSDYLGLSLELGSFVAGVMISTTDYAHHTLEQVEPIRNLFAALFLACIGMLIHVQFLWHHVDILLASVILVVIVKTIVATVVVKAFGYGIRTAFLVSLSLAQIGEFAFVLLSRASNLHLIEGKMYLLLLGTTALSLVTTPLMFKLIPVIIHLGNLMRWFPSEASIQNEDKTIIHEAYDRSL, via the exons ATGGCCGCCGCGGCCGATTTGGCCAGAGGAGCGCTCTGGGTGCTGCTGTTGCTCCTCCTTGTCGTCGCCCTCGCGCCCTCGCCTGCGCTGGCGCGGCCCGACAAGGAGACGAGGGAGAAGTTCTACGGTGACCTTGTGAGGAGCAAGGTTCGGAATAACACAGGCGATGGGAGCATCGCGGATATGTTCGATCGCGTCCTCGAGAAGGAGTTCTCTGAAAACGACACACCTGAAG GTCATGATCAAAGTAACTTCAACAACTCTGTGGCAGATCATCAA GCTGTTTTGGAGACTGTTGCTATAATTACTCATGACAAGTCAAAGAAGAATGATAGTCATGAACAAAA TTCAACAACTAAATTCCAAATTGGGGATGTTTTTAATCTGGAAAATGAAGGTTCTGATGACATGACAACTCTGATAGATAGCAAG GATAATGTGTTTGTAATGTCTAATCGTAAAACAAAATATCCAGTACTTCAAGTAGATTTAAG ATTAATTTCAGATCTAGTGGTTGTGATAGTTTCAGCCACCATTGGTGGCATTATGTTTTCCTTCCTAGGACAACCA GTCATTGTTGGCTATCTTCTTGCTGGATCTCTCATTGGGCCAGGTGGTCTGAGATTTATTAGTGAAATTGTTCAG GTTGAGACTTTTGCTCAGTTTGGCGTAGTCTTTCTCCTTTTCGCACTGGGTCTCGAGTTTTCCTCTGCAAAG CTTAAGGCAGTTGGTCCTGTTGCTATTCTAGGAGGTCTACttcaaataattattttcatGTTCTTATGTGGCCTAACTGCGATG CTCTGTGGTGGAAAATCATCCGAGGGCATATTTGTTGGTTCATTCTTATCAATGTCATCCACAGCTGTG GTATCAAAATTTTTGGTGGAAAAAAATATCACAAGTTCCCTTCATGGACAAGTAACAATTGGGACCCTCATTCTTCAG GATTGTGCAGTTGGCCTTTTATTTGCTCTACTACCTGTTTTGGGTGGAAATAGTGGCCTTTTCCATGGAATTATGTCAATGACAAAGTC GTTAACGGTATTGTCACTGTTCATTATTGTTGCTTCTCTATTATCGTGGTCATTTGTTCCTCGCTTCCTGAAGCTTATGATTCAGTTGTCATCTCAA ACTAATGAGCTCTACCAGTTGGCCTCTGTAGCTTTCTGCTTATTGTTGGCTTGG GTTAGTGATTATTTAGGTCTAAGTCTTGAGTTAGGGTCATTTGTTGCTGGTGTTATGATATCTACGACGGACTATGCTCATCATACCCTAGAACAG GTGGAACCAATCCGGAATCTATTTGCTGCACTTTTCCTTGCTTGCATTGGCATGCTCATACATGTCCAGTTCCTCTGGCACCATGTTGATATATTGTTAGCATCAGTTATTCTGGTTGTGATAGTTAAGACAATTGTGGCAACTGTTGTAGTGAAAGCCTTTGGATACGGCATCAGGACAGCATTTCTT GTGAGTTTGTCATTAGCTCAAATTGGGGAATTCGCATTTGTTCTGTTAAGTCGAGCTtcaaatcttcatctaattgaG GGGAAAATGTACCTATTACTTTTAGGAACAACAGCACTTAGCTTG GTAACAACTCCCCTTATGTTCAAGCTAATTCCTGTTATAATCCACCTTGGCAATCTCATGCGATGGTTTCCATCGGAGGCTAGTATCCAGAATGAG GATAAAACTATCATACATGAAGCTTATGACAGGTCGTTGTAG